DNA from Algisphaera agarilytica:
TGTCGTCGGCCCACTGGTCCAGCGTTGTCGCGGGCACGGTCATCTGCGCCTTGTGCGCCGCCTGCTCGGGGTAGGCCTTCTTCATCGCGTCGTTGGTCTGATACAGCGACGACGATCCCGGGTCGGCGGTGACGTAGAACGTCTTCTCGCCGGGCGTGTCCGACAGCACCACCGGGTAGTGGTGGTAGCGCGGCTGCTCGGCGTGCAGCTCGGCCAGAGCGGGGGCGTAGTCCGGGTTCGGCTCGAACATGTGCAGCTGGGCCGTGGTGAACCGCTTGCCGAAGCGCTTGGCGATCCGGCCGTCGCTGGCCCCGGCGTCGACGATGTGCTTGATGTCGATATCGCGCAGCAGCTTGGCGATCGTGGGGTACGGGTCGTCGAGCGATTGCAGGTTGGGCTTGCCGCGGTAGAGCAGGTGCCGAGCGAGGACTTTGAGGGGTTTGCCCATGCGTTTTCGGTTCCAGAATCGGGGGGTAGGGGTTAGCTCAGAGCCGCGCCGGGGTATTTAACCAGCCGGTCGAGTTGCGAGGCGCACTCGAGGATATTCGAGAAGCCCGCGTCGTCGCCGAAGATCATCTGGCGTCGGCCCTTGGGGGCGGTGCCGGGCAGGAGGCTGCGCAGCTTCATTTTCACCGCCCGCTCGCTGTTCTTGAGTTGGCGCTTGGCGGCCATGATCCCCAACTCGCGTTTCAGCCCGGGGTACTCCGAGGCCAGTGCGGTGACTTCTTCCAAGCGGTCATCCACCGGGAAGCCCCGGCCTTTCATGTCGAGAAGCGCCAGGTAGCAGCCGCGGTAAAACGCCCGCCAGTTCAATTCGTAGTCGGCAAACGTCTCGGGACACAGCGACTTGGCATTCAGCAGCGTGTCGGCTACGGTCGTGTTGACCATGTTCATCTTGAACGGCAGCTGCTGGTAGATGTCGCCCTTGAACTCGGCTTCGAACGCGGCGCTCGCTTCGGTCGTGCCCAGGCTCTGGCTGGCGCCGATGCTCTGCGGGCTTGCTCCGGCGAGGGCGAGCGCTTCGTCGATAAACAGGAAGTCTTCAAGCTTGGAGAGCAGCATGACGCTCGACCCGACGTCGGGTGCGGGACCGATGAAGAAACGTCCCGCCTCGGCCTGGATTTCTTTGATCAGGTCCTGCCGGCACACCGCGCTGAACAGCATCGGCGAGTGCTTCTGGTAGGCCGAGGTGTCGAACCAGCCGCGCAGCTCCGACTTGGTCTCACGGCGGATCGCGGTGTTGCTCGGCGGGCGGTAGGTCAGCGTGTTGCGGTATTCCGACTCCAGCCAGTTGGGGTAGCAGTAGGCGTAGCGCTGCCAAGTGATCAGCGGCCGGCCGGTGTTCTGGATCTCGGCGTCCAGGCGGGACAGCAGCCGGGGGTTGAGTGCGTCGTCGTCGCAAAGGATGATCGCGTACTCGCCGTCCGCCTGGTTGATCGCAAACTCCCAGCTGTCGGGCATCGCCAGGACTTCGTCGGTCTCGACGTAGCTCACCCGCTCGTGTTCTTCGGCGAGGGCCTTGCCAACTGCGGCGGTCTCGTCTTCCGACGAGTTGTTCGAGATGACCACGGAGAAGTCGTCGTGCTGCTGCTGGACGGCGCTGAGCACCGAATTGGGCAGCAGCTTGCAGCGGTTGCGGGTCGGGATCACGATGCAGAATTTCGGCATGGGTCATGTACCCTATCGGCGGCGGCGAACCCGAGCAACGCGGCGGGCCATCAGTCCGATGACCGCCATTCATCGATCGCTTTGGACAAACCCGCCCGGAGATCAAAACGCGGCGTGAAGCCGACTTCTTCTTGAAGACGCTTGGCGTCCGCCACGACCCGGGGGAAGTCGTCGCTGCCGGTGGTTTGGGCCGCGAATTGAAGTAGTTCGGGTCGGCCGACGATCTGGCCAATCGTTTCGGCGATCTCGCGGACGGCCACGGCCTGACCCGTCCCGATATTCACCGGCCCGGTCACGTCCGACGCCAGCAGTTGGCTCAACGCCTCGGCCGCATCGCCGACGTAAATGAAATCACGCTGCTGCGTCCCCGCGCTGCACTGGGCGGGCTCGCCCGCAAGCAGACGGCGGGCGACGTAGCTGGTGAGTTTCGCCTCGGGTTCGCCGGGGCCGTAGGGCCAGAACACCCGTGCCCACGCCGAGGTGATCGGCAGGCTGGTGAGGTACGCGTGAAGTTCCACCTTCGATTGTCCGTAGATGGAAGCGGGCGCGATCGGTGTGGTGTGTTCCTCGCAAACGCCCGCCGACCAGTCGTATTCCGCACACGTCCCCAGCCCCACGACACGCTGGCCGCCCGCAGCAAGAAACGCATCGAACAACGCCTTGCTGCGTTCGAGCCATTCGGTATTGCTCGGCGAGGTCCAGTACTCGCCGGGGGTGGTGATCCACGCGAGGTGGATGAGATGTGTCGGCTTGGCTTGTTGCATCAACCCGGCCGGGTCATCCTGCATGAGATCGTGCGGATGCCAATGCACACCCGCCGATTCGTCCGTCGCTGGCAAGGCCCGCGCGATCGCATGCACCTCATCAAACCCCTCGGCCAGCCTCGGCAGGAGGTGCTGGCCGATGAAGCCGGTCGCGCCGGTGACGAGAGCCCGCCGGGTCATGCGCTGGGTTTACGGCGGAGGTAGCCGTCGGGGTTGGAGGTGAGCAGCAGCTTCTCGTTGATGAATTTCTCCGAGACGAAGTCATCGGTCTCGGTGAGGTACTGCCGCATCGCGGTCATCGGGTTGTCGCCGACGCCCCAGGGGCGATCACGCTCGGTGGGCGTGATGTCGAGTTCGACGGCCGTGTCGGCAACGATCAGCGATTGGCTTGGCGAGACCAGCGGGGCGTAGGCGCGGAGCTCGGCGAGTACGTGGTCGTGGGTGTGGTTGGAGTCGAGCACGACCATGACCCGCTCGGCGTCGCCGATGGATTGCCGGACTTGCTCCAATGTCGCGTCAGCCACGGCGTCGGCTTCGATGAGTTCGACGCGGTGGGCCAGCGGGTGGGTCTCGATCGATTCACGGTTGTGCGGGCGGATCTCGATGTCGACGCCGATGACTTTGCCTTCGCCCAGGAGTTGGAGCATCGCGGCGGAGAAGAGGATCGACCCGCCGCGGGCGACGCCGGTCTCGACGATGACTTGGGGCTTGGTTTCCCAGATGATTTCCTGCATCGCACAGATGTCGTCGGGCGACTGGATGATCGGCACGCCCATCCACGACCACATGTAGGTGTAGTCGTATTCGTAAGCCTTGGCGTAGAGCGTGTTGGCCGCGTCGCGGACGGCGGGGTCCTGGCTCATGCGGTTGGCGTCTTGCCGTTTCTTGGCTTCGAATTCCTGGCGGTCGTCTTTCACGGGGCGTTCCTTGGCGGGGTCAGGGGGTGTAGTCGGGGTAGTGGGCGTCGCGGTCGCCGATCACGGCGGGGGCGGCGGGCCAGTCGATGCCGAAGGCCGGGTCATCGTATCGCACACCCCGCGCCGCGTCGGCGACGTAGGGGGCGCCCATCATGTAGAAGACCTCGCAGTCGTCTTCGAGGGTGATGAACCCGTGGGCACAGCCGTCGGGGATGTACAGGCTCTGGTGGTTGTCGGCCGAGAGCTCGAGGCCGAACCACTGGCGGTGCGTCGGCGAGTCGGGCCGGAGGTCCACCGCGACGTCGAACACCCGGCCTTGGGTGACGCGGACGAGCTTGGGCTCGCCGTGCGGGGCTTGCTGGTAGTGCATGCCGCGGAGGGTGTGCTTCTTTGTGTTCAGCGATGTGTTGCATTGAACCGCGTCGAACGTGATCCCCGCCTGGGCGAACGTGTCCCAGCAGAACGTCCGGGCGAACGCGCCGCGCTCATCGGCGATCGGCTCGAGTTCGACCACGTGGACGCCGGGGATCGGGGTAGGCTCTAGTCGCATAGGCACGGGAGAGATAAGAGCGGAGTCGCTCAGCGGATCGTCGGCGAGGGCACAGGCACGATGAACTTCCCGCCCGCCTCGCGGTAGGCCTGCTGCTGCTTGAGGATTTCTTCGGCAAAGTTCCAGGTCAGCAGCAGCGTGTAGTCGGGCTGTTTCTCGATCAGCTCTTCCGGGGCGACGATGGGCAGGTGATTGCCCGGAGCGAGCTTGCCCTGCTTGTGGGTCGAGCGGTCGGCGATGAAGTCGAGCTGCTGGCTGTCGATGCCCATGTAGTTCATGAGCGTGCTGCCCTTGGCCGAGGCGCCGTAGGCGGCGATCGAGTGGCCCTTGGCTTTGAGGTCGTTGAGCATGGCGACGAGCGTGTCGCGCAGCATTTCGACGCGCTGGGCGAAGTCGCGGTAGTAGTCGAGCTTGTCCATGCCCAGCTCTTTTTCCTCGGCGAGCAGGGCGGCGACGGTCTCGTCGACCGGGTTGCCCTTGGGTGAGGTGTGGACCTGGAGGCTGCCGCCGTGGATGGGCGTGCGTTCGACGTGGACGACTTCGAGGCCGTGCCGCTCGAACAGTGCCGAGAGGGCGGTCATGGAGAAGTAGCAGAGGTGCTCGTGGTAGATGGTGTCGAACTCGACGCCGTCGATCATGTCCCGGGCGTAGGGCGCTTCGAGTATGAACACGCCGTCGGGCTTGAGCAGCGCGGCGACCCCGGCGATGAAGCCGTTGAGGTCGGGCACGTGGGCAACCACATTGTGGGCGTGCATCACGTCAGCCCGCTTTCCGTCTGCGACGAGCTTCTTGGCGAGGTCTTCGGAGAAGAACTCGTTGAGCGTCTCGACGCCGTTGGCCTGGGCGACCTCGGCGATGTTGCTGGCGGGCTCGACGCCCAGCACCGGCACACCCGCCCCGGCGTAGTTCTTGAGCAAGTAGCCGTCATTGCTGGCCGGCTCGATCACGAGGCTGTCCGGGCCGAGGTTCTTCTTGGCGATCATCCGCGACGCTAGGTCCGCGGCGTGCTGGAGCATCGTGTCTGAGAACGAAGAGAAGTACGGGTAGTCGCTGAACATCGCCTCGGGCGGCACCTCTTCGTCGATCTGCACCAAGGCGCACTCGGGGCAGAAGACCAGCCGCAGCGGGAAGGTCGCGCAGGGCTTGCCGGATTTCGCGGGATCGACCAGCGCGTTGGCGAGCGGGGTCTTGCCCAGGTCGAGGATCGTCTCGCAGGAGGTGCAGCCGCAGGATCGGCAGGAGTAGGCCGATATTTTCATTCGGAAGTCTCGAAGTAGTGGTTGTACCAGTCGATGGTCCGCTCGAGGCCGACGTCCAGGTCGTGCAGCGGCGACCAGCCCAGCACGCTGCGGGCCCGGCTGGCGTCGAGGCATTGCTCGCGGATCTCGTGGCTGGCTTCGTTGCGGATGTCCGGCTTGAGGTCGCTACCCATCAGCTTGAGGACCAGCTCGGTGATCTCGGTGACGGTGTGGCGGTGGCCGTAGGAGAAGTTGAACGCCTCGCCCGATAGCTCGGGCTTCTCGGCGAGTTGCTCGGCCAGCAGGGTATAGGCTGCGGCGCCGTCTTCCACGTAGAAGTAGTCGCGGATGAACGTGCCATCGGAGCGGATGATCGGCCGCTGTCCGCGGATGATCGAGCGGAGCGTGCCGGGGATGATGCGGTTGAAGTTCAGGTCGCCCCCACCGTAGAAGTTGCCGCAGCGGGTGATGGCGACGGGCGTGCCATAGGTGTTGGCGTACGTCTGGGCGATCAGGTCGCCGCAGCTCTTGGACACGTCGTAGGGGTGTTTGCCCTGCAACGGCATGTCTTCGTTGTACGGCTGAACCTCCTGGTCACCATACGCCTTGTCCGACGACGCCATCACGATCGACTTCACGGTCGGCGTTCGGCGGCACGCTTCGAGCAGGCACCACGTCCCGGCGATGTTCGACTCAAACGTCGACACCGGGTTGCGATTCGCCACGCCGACAATGGTTTGCGCCGCGAGGTGTAGCACGGTGTTGATCTCGTATTCGCCGAGCACCCGTTCGAGCAGCGCTTGGTCGCACACGTCGCCACGTACAACCTTGACCTGTTTCAATAGTTCTTCGCCGAGCAGGATCGACTGCGGCACGTGGTCACGGACGAGGCAGACGACATCGGCGCCCAGTTCGAGTAGGCGTTTAACGGTCCACCCGCCGACGAGACCCGTCGCGCCAGTGACCAGCGTGGGCCGATCGATCCAATGGGAAGCTTGCTCAGTCATGCCACACCTTCCACGGCGGATCGCCCTCTAGCCACATCTCGTTGAGCAGCGAAACCTCGCGCTGCGTGTCCATGCACTGCCAGAAGCCGTCGTGTTTAAACACCGCCAGCTTCCCGTCCGCCGCGAGCTTTTCGAGGATGCCTTTTTCCAGGTTCGTGTCGGGGCCGTTGAAGTACTCGCTCACGCCCCGATCCATGACCATGTAGCCGCCGTTGATCCAGCCCTCGCGGACCTGGGACTTTTCGCTGAAGCGGGTGATAAGGTCGCCGTCGAAGTCGAGGCTGCCGAAGCGGGCGGTGGGGCGGACCGCGGTGAGCGTGACGAGCGCATCATTGTTCTTGTGGAAGTCGAGCAGGGCGGTCAGATCGACGTTGGCCACGCCGTCGCCGTAGGTCAGCATGAACGTGTCGCCGGGCATGCGGTCGAAGAGCTTTTCGAGTCGGCCGCCGGTGTTGGTGTGGAGCCCGGTGTCGATGAGGTGTACCCGCCAGTCTTCGGTCTGGGGCCGGGCGATCTCGACGTTGCCGTCTTTGAGGTCGATGCTGAGGTCGCCGCCGAGCTGGTAGTAGTTCAGGAAGTACTGCTTGATCATCGAGCCCTTGTAGCCGAGCGCGATCCAGAAATCCTTGAAGTCGTGCTGGGCGTAGAGCTTCATGATGTGCCAGAGGATCGGCCGGCCGCCGATCTCGACCATCGGCTTGGGCCGAACTTCGGTCTGTTCGGACAAGCGGGTGCCCAGACCCCCTGCGAGTAAAACCACATCCATGTGCGTTTCCAGAACGGGTGCGAATCAGCACACAATATAGTCGGATGCGCGTGTTGACGCCGACCCGCTCAGCGGGCGGGTCGGGCGACGATCTGCCGCCAGAACTCGGTGAGTTGTTGGGTGAGCGCGGTGCGTCCGTGGACTTTTTCCACATACGCCCGGCCCCGCTCGCCCATCGCTCGGCGTCGAGACGCGTCCTCGGCCAATCGGACGATGGCGCTGGCCCACGCATCGCTCGTATCGGCCGTCAACGCCCGGGCCCATTCGCCTTCACCCGCCGCCACGACATTCTCGCCCACCGCCGAGCCCACCCACGGCAGGCCCCAGGCCATGTACTGCAGGATCTTGTACGGACACTTGCCGCGGGTCCACAGCGTGTCGGGCATCGGGCACAGGCCCAGGTCGGCCTCGCGTAGCGCCCGGTCCTGTTCCTCGGGCGACCAGGGGCGGTGGTCCACCTCCAGCTTCGAGCCGGGGAACTCGAGCTTTTTCCCGCCCACGAGGCGGAGCTGCAGCGGAACCTCGGTGTCGAGTCGTGTAAAGACATCCGCGATATCACGGAGATAGACCTGCGTGCTGGTCGAACCGAGCCAGAGCAGGGTGACGGGCTGGCCATCCGTCGATTCCCGCACGGGCACGGCGTCGGGCAGGTCCACCGCCATCGGCATGATCTCGATCGGGTGGCCGAAGGGCTCGGACAGGTCAGCGAGGAAGCGGCTGCCCACCAGCGACGCATCCGCCCGGCCGACGGTCGCATTGAACCGCCGTCGGCGGACCCAGCTCGGCTGACCGCCGTTCTTGCTCGAATAACTCAGTGGATCGTCGAAGTCGATCACCCAGAGTTTGGCCGCTGCGCGGACCGCCTTGGCGTCGCGGGTGGTGAGGATGTTGCGGTGCCACCACACCGCGTCGGCCCGACGCATCTCGTCGAGCAGGGCCTTGCGTTCGGGTCCGGGCTTGGGCCAGGTGCGCGGGGTGACGGTGATCCCCTGCTCGGCCAGCGGGGCGATCCAGTTCTCGACGCGCTGCTGGTACGACGCGGAGTCGGGCTTGCGGGTCACCGAGAGGATCTGGATCGGGTCGGCCATGGGACCCGCGATGATACACTGGCCCGCCGACGTGACGCTGCTGATCCGCACGGTGGTCACCTATTCGTAGGTCAGGCATGCCTGCCTGACAAAGCCCTTGGTGATTCGGCGTCAGGCAAGCATGCCTGACCTACGGCAGCGATGTGAAGCATGTATCGACCTTAATTCGAGGCTCTATGTCCGATTCCCCCTTGCCAGAACCGACCGCCGAACTCCCCGAGCCCGCCGAGCTTCTGGCGTTGCCTGAGGCGAAGGTGTTCAAGCAGGACCGCCGGAGCCGGGTGTGGTCGGTGGAAGACGGCTCGGGTCGGCGATGGGCGATCAAGCGTTTCGAGCACAGCCCGCTGCGTCAGCGGCTGGTCGCCAAAGTCGGCCAACACCCCGCCCAACGTGAGGTGAAGTGGCACGCCAAGCTCATCGCGGCGGAGCTGCCGGTGGTCCCGATCTTTGCGGCGGGACACGACGCATCCGGCCGGCAGTGGCTGATCACACCCTGGCGTGGCGACGACCTGGCGGAGTGGATTCAAGACGGGCGTCTGGCGGATGATCCCGCCCTGCGGCACGACGTGACCCGGCAACTCGGTGCGATCGCCGGGCGGATCATGCAGATGCGGGTGTTCAACCGCGACTTCAAGGCCCGCAACTTTGTGGTGGACGAGCAAGGCAAGGTCTGGCTGATCGACGCCGGCGGTTGCCGGGGCGGCAAGGGCACGCCGTTGCTGGCGTTCGCGCTGCGGATGCTTACGCTGCTGAACCGTACGGCAAGAGGAGCCGCGAAGGAATCGGGCCGGGCCGACGCATTGCCCTCGCGCACCGATCGTCAGCGGTTTTTCCGGACAATGACGGCCGCTTGGCCGAGCCTGCCCGACGGGATGCAGCACCTGCCGCGATCGCAAGAGTTCGATTGAGTTTCAGCTTCGGCCGAATCAGCGCATCGACAGGTACCACTTGCCTTCGTAGCGGTCGAAGGTCCAGGGGTCCAGCTGGTCGCCGGTGGAGGTGCTGATCGTGACGACGGCGGTGGCGACGTCGTCCTCGATCGTGAGATCGTTGATGGCGGTGATCTCGGCGTCGAGCGCCTGCTTGTCTTCTTCTGCCGCGGGGTCGGCGTTGTCCCCGGCGTCTTCGGAGGTGGCCAGCTGGGTCTTGCTGTACTGCATGCTGAAGATCAGCGACATCGCGTCGACGAAGAAGCCCTCGGGATCGCCCATGCGTTTGGCCAGCCGTTTGGTCTCGGCTTCGGCGTTGTCGCTCATCATGACGTCCATCGGATTGAAGTTTCGGGGCAGGTGGTTGTCCACCAGCTCGCCGAGTCGGGGGTCGCTGCCGGGCTGTTGCGCCATGGCGGCTAGGGCCAGAGCCATCTGCCCGATGATCTCGTCGCGGCGGGCTGGGGAGACGGTGGCGACGAAGGCTTCCCAGTCCCGGTCATTGAACGCGTCCCGGGCGGCTTCGTAGGCGGCCTCGGGGGAGCCGAAGCCGCGCTCGGGGGTCTCGCCGTCCTGGGTTTCCTGCCCAAGCGAAGGCAGGGCGAGGGCCAGCATGGCCAGCAGGGCGGTCAAAGGGATCAGGCGGAGGGCTTGGGGCATGGGGAGGGCTCCGGTGGGGTGGGCCTTCTATGATATCTCAGGGAAACAGGGCCGAACACGGCCGGTCCCGCGCAGCGACACATCACAAGCCCCGCTGCCCTACAATCTGCCCCTTCCGCCCGCGCCAGTCCGCCGGGCCGATGCCCAAAATCACCCCGTACGCCCCCGGCCCGACGCCCCACGCACACCGATGTCTACCCCGACCCACATCCGCAACTTCTGCATCATCGCCCACATCGACCACGGCAAGTCCACCCTGGCCGACCGCATGCTGCAGGGCACCGGCGTGATGCACGAGCGCAACGCCCGGGAGCAGACCCTCGACAACATGGACCTCGAGCGTGAGCGTGGCATCACGATCAAGGCCTCGGCCGTGTCCGTCGAGCACGAGTACAAGGGCGAGACCTACGAGCTCAACTTCATCGATACCCCCGGCCACGTCGACTTCCACTACGAAGTCTCCCGCGCCCTGGCGGCGTGTGAAGGCGCGGTCTTGGTGGTGGACGCGACCCAGGGCGTCGAGGCCCAGACGGTCGCCAACCTGTACAAGGCCGTGGACGCCAACCTCGAACTCATCCCGGTCATCAACAAGATCGACCTGCCCAGCGCCCAACCCGAAGAGCGGGCGATGCAGGTCGAGGAAGTGCTCGGCCTCGACGCCGCCGACTGCATCATGACCTCGGCCAAGACCGGCGTGGGTGTGGCTGAACTGCTCGACGCCATCTGCGCCCGCTTCCCCGAGCCGCAGGGCAACCCCGACGCTCCGCTTCAAGCGCTGATCTTCGACGCGATCTACGACGACTACCGCGGCGTGGTCGTCTACTTCCGGATGATGAACGGCCGGATGAAAAAGGGTGACCGCATCCTCATGATGGGTGCCCAGCGCACTTACCAGGTCACCGAGCTCGGCAAGTTCCGCCCCGAGATGACCCCCACCACCGAGGCCTTCGAAGCAGGCGACGTGGGCTACATGGTCGCGGCGATTAAGACCCTCGAAGACGTCAACATCGGCGATACCATCACCCTCGACACCGCCCGCTGCGACGAGCCCCTGCCCGGCTACGAAGAGCCGGCCCCGATGGTCTACTGCGACTTCTACCCGTCCGGCGACACCCAGTTCGACGAACTCCGCGACGCCATCGCCCGGCTGCACGTCAACGACGCCAGCTACACCTACGAGCCCACCAACTCCGAAGCCCTCGGCTCCGGTTTCCGCTGCGGCTTCCTGGGCATGCTCCACATGGACATCATCCAGGAGCGCCTCGAACGCGAGGGCAACGTCAGCATCGTCCAGACCGCGCCGACCGTGACCTACGAGATCAAGATCGTCGGCAAGGGCGGCGACACCGAGGTGATCCAGATCACCAACCCCGCCGAGCTGCCGGACATGAGCAAGGTCAAAGACATCCGCGAGCCCATCGTCGCCGCGGAGATCATCACGCCGACCTCCAGCATCGGCGACATCATGAAGCTCTGCGAGCAGCGCCGCGGCGTGTACAAATCACAGAAGTTCCTGGCCGACGACCGGCAGATCCTCGAATACGACCTGCCCCTGGCCGAGATCATTTACGACTTTTTCGACAAACTGAAATCCATCACCTCCGGCTACGGCACGATGGACTACCACGTCACCGGGTTCAACTCCGACAACCTCGTGAAGATGGACGTGCTGGTCAACGGCAACCCCGTCGAGGCGTTGTCCCTGATCGTGCACCGCAGCAAGGCCGAGTTCCGCGGCCGCCACCTGCTCAAACGCCTCAAAGAGCAGATCGACCGCCACCTCTTCGAGATCCCGCTCCAAGCCGCGATCGGCGGCAAGATCATCGCCCGCGAAACCATCAAGTCTGTCGGCAAGAACGTGACCGCCAAGTGCTACGGCGGCGACGTGTCACGGAAACGCAAACTGCTTGAGAAGCAGAAGAAGGGCAAGGAGCGCATGAAGAAGGTCGGCAGCGTCGACATCCCCCAAGAAGCCTTCATGTCGGTGCTCGACACCGGCGAATGATGGGCAAGGCTTACACCCTGATTTGAGTAATCACG
Protein-coding regions in this window:
- a CDS encoding FkbM family methyltransferase encodes the protein MGKPLKVLARHLLYRGKPNLQSLDDPYPTIAKLLRDIDIKHIVDAGASDGRIAKRFGKRFTTAQLHMFEPNPDYAPALAELHAEQPRYHHYPVVLSDTPGEKTFYVTADPGSSSLYQTNDAMKKAYPEQAAHKAQMTVPATTLDQWADDNNIDGVQFIKMDIQGGEADMMRGASRLLDESVVAIYTEVFFQNFYEGGATYSDIDLVLREHGFGLYSLYKPRHDENERVLFADAVFVNPKRLGW
- a CDS encoding glycosyltransferase family 2 protein; translated protein: MPKFCIVIPTRNRCKLLPNSVLSAVQQQHDDFSVVISNNSSEDETAAVGKALAEEHERVSYVETDEVLAMPDSWEFAINQADGEYAIILCDDDALNPRLLSRLDAEIQNTGRPLITWQRYAYCYPNWLESEYRNTLTYRPPSNTAIRRETKSELRGWFDTSAYQKHSPMLFSAVCRQDLIKEIQAEAGRFFIGPAPDVGSSVMLLSKLEDFLFIDEALALAGASPQSIGASQSLGTTEASAAFEAEFKGDIYQQLPFKMNMVNTTVADTLLNAKSLCPETFADYELNWRAFYRGCYLALLDMKGRGFPVDDRLEEVTALASEYPGLKRELGIMAAKRQLKNSERAVKMKLRSLLPGTAPKGRRQMIFGDDAGFSNILECASQLDRLVKYPGAALS
- a CDS encoding NAD-dependent epimerase/dehydratase family protein, producing MTRRALVTGATGFIGQHLLPRLAEGFDEVHAIARALPATDESAGVHWHPHDLMQDDPAGLMQQAKPTHLIHLAWITTPGEYWTSPSNTEWLERSKALFDAFLAAGGQRVVGLGTCAEYDWSAGVCEEHTTPIAPASIYGQSKVELHAYLTSLPITSAWARVFWPYGPGEPEAKLTSYVARRLLAGEPAQCSAGTQQRDFIYVGDAAEALSQLLASDVTGPVNIGTGQAVAVREIAETIGQIVGRPELLQFAAQTTGSDDFPRVVADAKRLQEEVGFTPRFDLRAGLSKAIDEWRSSD
- a CDS encoding cephalosporin hydroxylase family protein, which gives rise to MKDDRQEFEAKKRQDANRMSQDPAVRDAANTLYAKAYEYDYTYMWSWMGVPIIQSPDDICAMQEIIWETKPQVIVETGVARGGSILFSAAMLQLLGEGKVIGVDIEIRPHNRESIETHPLAHRVELIEADAVADATLEQVRQSIGDAERVMVVLDSNHTHDHVLAELRAYAPLVSPSQSLIVADTAVELDITPTERDRPWGVGDNPMTAMRQYLTETDDFVSEKFINEKLLLTSNPDGYLRRKPSA
- the rfbC gene encoding dTDP-4-dehydrorhamnose 3,5-epimerase, producing the protein MRLEPTPIPGVHVVELEPIADERGAFARTFCWDTFAQAGITFDAVQCNTSLNTKKHTLRGMHYQQAPHGEPKLVRVTQGRVFDVAVDLRPDSPTHRQWFGLELSADNHQSLYIPDGCAHGFITLEDDCEVFYMMGAPYVADAARGVRYDDPAFGIDWPAAPAVIGDRDAHYPDYTP
- a CDS encoding class I SAM-dependent methyltransferase gives rise to the protein MKISAYSCRSCGCTSCETILDLGKTPLANALVDPAKSGKPCATFPLRLVFCPECALVQIDEEVPPEAMFSDYPYFSSFSDTMLQHAADLASRMIAKKNLGPDSLVIEPASNDGYLLKNYAGAGVPVLGVEPASNIAEVAQANGVETLNEFFSEDLAKKLVADGKRADVMHAHNVVAHVPDLNGFIAGVAALLKPDGVFILEAPYARDMIDGVEFDTIYHEHLCYFSMTALSALFERHGLEVVHVERTPIHGGSLQVHTSPKGNPVDETVAALLAEEKELGMDKLDYYRDFAQRVEMLRDTLVAMLNDLKAKGHSIAAYGASAKGSTLMNYMGIDSQQLDFIADRSTHKQGKLAPGNHLPIVAPEELIEKQPDYTLLLTWNFAEEILKQQQAYREAGGKFIVPVPSPTIR
- a CDS encoding GDP-mannose 4,6-dehydratase is translated as MTEQASHWIDRPTLVTGATGLVGGWTVKRLLELGADVVCLVRDHVPQSILLGEELLKQVKVVRGDVCDQALLERVLGEYEINTVLHLAAQTIVGVANRNPVSTFESNIAGTWCLLEACRRTPTVKSIVMASSDKAYGDQEVQPYNEDMPLQGKHPYDVSKSCGDLIAQTYANTYGTPVAITRCGNFYGGGDLNFNRIIPGTLRSIIRGQRPIIRSDGTFIRDYFYVEDGAAAYTLLAEQLAEKPELSGEAFNFSYGHRHTVTEITELVLKLMGSDLKPDIRNEASHEIREQCLDASRARSVLGWSPLHDLDVGLERTIDWYNHYFETSE
- the rfbF gene encoding glucose-1-phosphate cytidylyltransferase, encoding MDVVLLAGGLGTRLSEQTEVRPKPMVEIGGRPILWHIMKLYAQHDFKDFWIALGYKGSMIKQYFLNYYQLGGDLSIDLKDGNVEIARPQTEDWRVHLIDTGLHTNTGGRLEKLFDRMPGDTFMLTYGDGVANVDLTALLDFHKNNDALVTLTAVRPTARFGSLDFDGDLITRFSEKSQVREGWINGGYMVMDRGVSEYFNGPDTNLEKGILEKLAADGKLAVFKHDGFWQCMDTQREVSLLNEMWLEGDPPWKVWHD
- a CDS encoding glycosyltransferase translates to MADPIQILSVTRKPDSASYQQRVENWIAPLAEQGITVTPRTWPKPGPERKALLDEMRRADAVWWHRNILTTRDAKAVRAAAKLWVIDFDDPLSYSSKNGGQPSWVRRRRFNATVGRADASLVGSRFLADLSEPFGHPIEIMPMAVDLPDAVPVRESTDGQPVTLLWLGSTSTQVYLRDIADVFTRLDTEVPLQLRLVGGKKLEFPGSKLEVDHRPWSPEEQDRALREADLGLCPMPDTLWTRGKCPYKILQYMAWGLPWVGSAVGENVVAAGEGEWARALTADTSDAWASAIVRLAEDASRRRAMGERGRAYVEKVHGRTALTQQLTEFWRQIVARPAR
- a CDS encoding lipopolysaccharide kinase InaA family protein codes for the protein MPEPTAELPEPAELLALPEAKVFKQDRRSRVWSVEDGSGRRWAIKRFEHSPLRQRLVAKVGQHPAQREVKWHAKLIAAELPVVPIFAAGHDASGRQWLITPWRGDDLAEWIQDGRLADDPALRHDVTRQLGAIAGRIMQMRVFNRDFKARNFVVDEQGKVWLIDAGGCRGGKGTPLLAFALRMLTLLNRTARGAAKESGRADALPSRTDRQRFFRTMTAAWPSLPDGMQHLPRSQEFD
- the lepA gene encoding translation elongation factor 4 encodes the protein MSTPTHIRNFCIIAHIDHGKSTLADRMLQGTGVMHERNAREQTLDNMDLERERGITIKASAVSVEHEYKGETYELNFIDTPGHVDFHYEVSRALAACEGAVLVVDATQGVEAQTVANLYKAVDANLELIPVINKIDLPSAQPEERAMQVEEVLGLDAADCIMTSAKTGVGVAELLDAICARFPEPQGNPDAPLQALIFDAIYDDYRGVVVYFRMMNGRMKKGDRILMMGAQRTYQVTELGKFRPEMTPTTEAFEAGDVGYMVAAIKTLEDVNIGDTITLDTARCDEPLPGYEEPAPMVYCDFYPSGDTQFDELRDAIARLHVNDASYTYEPTNSEALGSGFRCGFLGMLHMDIIQERLEREGNVSIVQTAPTVTYEIKIVGKGGDTEVIQITNPAELPDMSKVKDIREPIVAAEIITPTSSIGDIMKLCEQRRGVYKSQKFLADDRQILEYDLPLAEIIYDFFDKLKSITSGYGTMDYHVTGFNSDNLVKMDVLVNGNPVEALSLIVHRSKAEFRGRHLLKRLKEQIDRHLFEIPLQAAIGGKIIARETIKSVGKNVTAKCYGGDVSRKRKLLEKQKKGKERMKKVGSVDIPQEAFMSVLDTGE